A genome region from Microplitis mediator isolate UGA2020A chromosome 4, iyMicMedi2.1, whole genome shotgun sequence includes the following:
- the LOC130666695 gene encoding aryl hydrocarbon receptor nuclear translocator homolog isoform X6: MFTIEMSIAHSLTGSEPTKMAQKRVASSIGSDEDDPSGGKYRRIEDDNLQDKERFASRENHCEIERRRRNKMTAYITELSDMVPTCSTLARKPDKLTILRMAVAHMKALRGTGNTSADGTYKPSFLTDQELKHLILEAADGFLFVVSCDTGRIIYVSDSVAPVLNYSQSEWYGSSLYSQVHPDDTEKVREQLSASEPQHAGRILDLKTGTVKKEGHQSSVRLSMGSRRGFICRMKVGNLQTSGDMAAAQGLHRLKQRNSLGPPARDGQSYAVVHCTGYIKNWPPTGEFGDFVPPCVPGVGLGDRGVQASADGVVSEDVTSHCCLVAIGRLQVTSTPNTSDLTGGNSNNEFISRHSAEGKFTFVDQRVGHILGYAPSELLGHQCYEFFHQEDLPHMRESFDQVLKLKGQVISAVYRFRAKNRDWIWLRTSAFAFLNPCSQEVEYIVCTNTTAKSLHPGSDTQVAATAAGAASAAVVATTAESEAVTPYGHHSLDYSLQRQHSREPMYPTHHMMQQPHPAAVVASGPPQPRPASNQNHVYQGYEATQSPIAYGSPNQQNPSSTVLNRMQKPANTSPSPIQQPWNIGRQQPVTEGYQYSQLSPSRSPSGPTYTQLSSGARTPASQYHSITTVPNNPSMWAWQAQQHQAQQQDGGQANPQVTGQPQPTHGPHGPHGSHGSHSTHGSQGGHGPHQPQELSDMLQMLQEQGGASGFEELNMFNTNFE; the protein is encoded by the exons ATCTGACGAGGATGATCCCAGTGGAGGAAAGTACCGAAGAATCGAGGACGACAATTTGCAGGACAAGGAAAGATTTGCAAg cCGAGAAAATCATTGTGAAATCGAACGTCGAAGGAGGAATAAGATGACAGCGTACATTACCGAGCTTTCGGATATGGTTCCAACATGCTCAACTTTAGCGCGAAAACCAGATAAACTTACTATACTAAGGATGGCAGTTGCTCATATGAAAGCACTTAGAG gTACGGGCAACACAAGTGCTGATGGAACTTATAAACCTTCATTTCTTACGGACCAAGAATTGAAGCATTTAATATTAGAAGCAGCGGATGGTTTTCTTTTCGTTGTTAGCTGTGATACTGGCAGAATCATTTATGTATCAGACTCTGTTGCGccagttttaaattattctcaaAGTGAATGGTATGGTTCAAGTTTATATAGCCAAGTACATCCGGATGATACGGAAAAGGTTCGCGAACAATTGAGTGCTTCAGAGCCTCAACATGCTGGCAGGATACTCGATCTTAAAACTGGGACAGTTAAAAAAGAAGGACATCAAT cTTCTGTGAGACTGAGTATGGGATCAAGAAGAGGCTTTATATGTCGTATGAAGGTTGGTAACCTCCAGACCTCGGGCGACATGGCTGCTGCACAGGGCCTACATCGTTTGAAACAGAGAAATTCACTGGGACCACCAGCGAGAGACGGGCAAAGTTACGCTGTTGTTCACTGCACGGGGTATATCAAAAATTGGCCCCCCACTGGTGAGTTTG GTGATTTTGTTCCCCCGTGTGTACCAGGTGTGGGTTTAGGTGACAGAGGTGTTCAAGCTAGTGCCGATGGCGTTGTTTCAGAAGATGTTACCTCCCATTGCTGTCTGGTGGCTATTGGACGATTACAAGTTACCAGTACACCAAATACCAGTGATTTGACTGGTGGCAATAGTAATAATg aatttatttCACGTCATTCTGCGGAAggtaaatttacttttgttgATCAAAGGGTTGGTCATATACTAGGATACGCGCCGTCTGAACTTCTGGGACATCAatgttatgaattttttcatcaagaaGATTTACCACATATGCGAGAAAGTTTTGATCAAG ttttgaaaCTTAAAGGACAAGTAATATCAGCCGTGTATCGGTTTCGTGCTAAAAATCGTGACTGGATATGGTTGAGAACATCTGCATTTGCATTTTTGAATCCATGTTCACAAGAAGTTGAATATATCGTTTGCACCAATACAACTGCTAa atCCCTCCATCCTGGTAGTGATACACAAGtagcagcaacagcagcaggAGCAGCATCAGCAGCAGTAGTTGCAACCACAGCAGAAAGTGAAGCTGTAACTCCGTATGGTCATCATAGTTTGGATTATTCATTACAGCGACAACATTCAAGAGAACCAATGTATCCAACCCATCATATGATGCAGCAACCCCATCCAGCAGCTGTTGTTGCTTCAGGACCACCACAACCTAGACCAGCAAgcaatcaaaatcatgtatatCAAGGTTATGAAGCTACTCAATCACCAATAGCTTATGGCTCACCTAATCAACAAAATCCATCGTCGACAGTATTAAATAGAATGCAAAAACCAGCAAATACATCACCATCGCCAATTCAACAACCGTGGAATATTGGTCGacag caaCCAGTAACAGAAGGATACCAATACAGTCAACTGAGTCCATCTAGATCACCAAGTGGACCTACTTATACTCAATTAAGTAGTGGCGCTAGAACACCTGCTTCACAATATCATTCAATCACAACAGTGCCTAACAATccga gtATGTGGGCTTGGCAAGCCCAACAGCATCAAGCACAGCAGCAAGATGGTGGACAAGCTAATCCACAAGTGACAGGTCAACCTCAGCCTACTCATGGTCCTCACGGTCCTCATGGTTCTCATGGTTCTCACAGTACTCACGGTTCTCAAGGAGGTCATGGACCACATCAACCACAGGAGCTCTCTGATATGTTACAAATGCTCCAAGAGCAAGGTGGAGCTTCCGGATTTGAAGAATTAAATATGTTCAATACGAATTTTGAGTAg
- the LOC130666698 gene encoding U3 small nucleolar ribonucleoprotein protein MPP10, translated as MNENKIIRQVLATIQTNTKKPEKFLSVQNDAELEIRNSLKNLYDFTKAETNNVKKNNSNHNALPELIIENVDEEHIWQQLELQNESVIPDFITNISHIVAKKNLFKLPITQESENQLEDNNNDDDEQEKEEDQDEDEKVNDEMEYEDEIDSDREIDSKSKTKKMKYKHKKSSIVDDKFFKLNQLDEFLTKEDKKELQNKPDDSDDSSEESIDLFDNYLENDDNDDDDDDDDDDNEDGRMLKYADFFDSPESADDDDDVENVAQDELDSDHDNNDDNIGNKKIKRVKDTDGNNKRVKFNLMNNTDSDFDSVDNDNNKSDVEEEEEEETMETKSSFENRKERVDKKIKELETAAISKKPWQLRGEVTATSRPPNSLLEEYLEFDVTSRPAPIMTETTNLKLEEIIKQRIKDKAWDDVERKIKPIETPMEYKKKLVMDQEKSKKSLSEIYQDAYLKQKQTLDPDNQEREEEESKEFKEIRQGIQSLINKLDALSNYHCTPKPAQPDIKIISNLPAINMEEVAPVATADATLLAPEEIQVKKRGDLIGESERTDTDKNRQRRKKKKVQRLKQKAIENKEKSLIDNKKQGKIVKDVLIKKLTTDRNIRTVSSSNVKTSKSSTDFFAKLQEKSNEKSINNKLDKKKNNNSSAIKYKL; from the exons atgaatgaaaataagaTTATTAGACAAGTTCTCGCGACGATCCAAAcaaatactaaaaaaccagaaaaatttttaag tgTACAAAATGATGCTGAGCTAGAAATAAGAaattcacttaaaaatttgtatgactTTACTAAAGCTGAAACaaataatgttaaaaaaaataacagtaatCATAATGCTCTGCCCGAGcttattattgaaaatgttGACGAAGAACATATTTGGCAGCAATTAGAATTACAAAATGAATCAGTTATTCCagattttataacaaatatatctCATAtagttgcaaaaaaaaatttatttaaattaccaaTTACACAAGAATCAGAAAATCAACTTGAAGATAACaacaatgatgatgatgaacaagaaaaagaagaagatcAAGACGAAGATGAAAAAGTTAATGATGAAATGGAATATGAAGACGAAATTGATTCTGATCgtgaaattgacagtaaatcaaaaactaaaaaaatgaaatacaaACACAAAAAATCATCTATTgtagatgataaattttttaaattaaatcaacttGATGAGTTTCTTACTaaagaagataaaaaagaattacaaaataaaccTGATGATTCAGATGACTCGAGTGAAGAatctattgatttatttgataattatttagaaaatgatgataatgatgacgacgatgatgatgatgatgatgataatgaagaTGGTAGAATGCTCAAGTATGCAGACTTTTTTGATAGTCCTGAAAGTgcagatgatgatgatgatgttgaAAATGTTGCTCAAGATGAATTAGATTCAGATCATGATaacaatgatgataatattggaaataaaaaaataaaaagagtaaAAGACACTGATGGTAATAATAAacgtgttaaatttaatttaatgaataacaCAGATTCTGATTTCGATAGtgttgataatgataataataaatcagatgttgaagaagaagaagaagaagaaacaATGGAAACAAAATCATCATTTGAAAATCGTAAAGAACGAGtagataagaaaataaaagaattggAGACAGCAGCTATTTCAAAGAAACCCTGGCAATTGAGAGGTGAAGTAACGGCAACTAGTCGTCCACCAAATTCATTATTAGAAGAATATCTTGAATTTGATGTAACATCAAGACCAGCTCCAATTATGACAGAAacaacaaatttaaaacttgaagaaataataaaacaacgAATTAAAGATAAAGCTTGGGATGatgttgaaagaaaaataaaacctaTTGAAACTCCGatggaatataaaaaaaaattggttatGGATCaggaaaaaagtaaaaagagtTTATCTGAAATTTATCAAGATGCTTATTTGAAGCAAAAACAAACACTCGATCCTGACAATCAAGAGAGAGAAGAAGAAGAATCTAaagaatttaaagaaattcGTCAGGGTATACAAtccttaattaataaacttgatgCATTATCTAACTATCATTGTACTCCAAAGCCG gctCAACcagatattaaaattattagtaatttaccTGCGATAAATATGGAAGAAGTTGCTCCTGTGGCAACTGCAGATGCTACTCTTTTGGCTCCTGAAGAAATTCaag ttaAAAAACGTGGAGATCTCATTGGTGAGTCAGAGCGTACTGATACAGATAAAAATCGACAGCgaagaaagaaaaagaaagttcaaagattaaaacaaaaagcaatagaaaacaaagaaaagagtttaatagataataaaaaacaaggtaaaatagttaaagatgtgcttattaaaaaattgacaacaGATCGTAATATTAGAACAGTTAGTTCGTCAAATgtcaaaacttcaaaatcatcCACCGATTTCTTTGCAAAGTTGCAAGAAAAATCTaatgaaaagtcaataaataataaattagataagaaaaaaaataacaattcatctgcgattaaatacaaattgtaa